One window of Desulfarculus baarsii DSM 2075 genomic DNA carries:
- a CDS encoding class I SAM-dependent methyltransferase, producing the protein MNVMEAFNAHAKEYDRWRRKFIPCFDDFYGAAVTVMQHYCGPAPRILDLGAGTGLLSMFVREAMPQASLTLVDIADQMLGQARARFAGQQDHVRIIHADYLQDDLPGPFDAICSALSIHHLETPQKRRLFQRCFDLLEPGGVFVNADQIVGPEPDLAQWYDAHWERSIRAAGVDDQTMAQTRQRMLHDRLDTLEDQLTMLRAAGFTRVDCQYKWFALVVFSGRRPL; encoded by the coding sequence ATGAACGTTATGGAAGCATTCAACGCCCACGCCAAGGAATACGACCGGTGGCGGCGCAAGTTTATCCCCTGCTTCGACGATTTTTACGGCGCCGCCGTCACGGTCATGCAACATTACTGCGGCCCGGCCCCGCGCATCCTCGACCTGGGCGCGGGCACGGGGTTGTTGAGCATGTTCGTCCGTGAAGCCATGCCCCAGGCCAGCCTGACCCTGGTCGACATCGCCGACCAGATGCTGGGTCAAGCCCGGGCCCGCTTTGCCGGCCAGCAAGACCACGTGCGCATCATCCACGCCGATTATCTGCAAGACGACCTGCCCGGCCCCTTCGACGCCATCTGCTCGGCCCTGTCGATCCACCACCTGGAGACGCCGCAAAAACGCCGGCTTTTCCAGCGCTGCTTCGATCTGCTCGAGCCCGGCGGCGTCTTTGTCAACGCCGACCAGATCGTCGGCCCGGAACCAGACCTGGCCCAGTGGTACGACGCCCATTGGGAGCGCTCCATCCGCGCCGCCGGCGTCGACGACCAGACCATGGCCCAGACCCGCCAACGCATGCTTCACGATCGCCTGGACACCCTCGAAGACCAGTTGACCATGCTGCGCGCGGCCGGTTTCACGCGGGTGGACTGCCAATACAAGTGGTTCGCCCTGGTCGTGTTCTCGGGCCGCCGGCCGCTGTAG
- the fusA gene encoding elongation factor G → MSDKVNQTRTIALVGHGGAGKTSLAEAMLFNAKAVDRLGKVDEGNTVLDFEPEEIKRGGSVSASFGHYSHKKHDVHLVDCPGDDNFLFDAASALRAVDGAIMVIDAIDGIKVQGEKVWQFVQAAQTPALVVVNKMDRERANFDAAVNMIPDMLGVKGVRLQLPIGAADGFGGVVDLLSNKAYTFAKDGSGKMEIGEIPADMADEVEALRESLIEDIAEADDSLMERYLEGESVSDDELAAALKKGVIERLFVPVTACAALRNIGVQSVMDLVNRLLPSPVEAGAVSGVDVKTGEEIQRQPSADEPFCGLVFKTVADPFAGRLSMVRVFSGKLTSELPLLNPNKDAKERFGQLYLQTGKTQKAIAEALPGDIVAIPKLKETATGDTLCEDKSPIKLQPVPPMPAVISYAIEAKEKGDEEKLFAGINKLLEEDPTLRLDRDPATGEALLGGMGSVHIETTLERLRRKFNVEVNLKTPKVPYRETIKGKTKVQGRYKKQTGGRGQFGDTWIEIEPAGEGEGYVFVDAIVGGSIPRQYIPAVEKGIGEALLQGVLAGYPMVDVKVTLYDGSFHPVDSSEMAFKVAGSMGFKKGAPQCKPTMLEPIMKLTVTVPDDAMGDVMGDISSRRGRVLGMESKGSLQIISALVPMAEVLGYQPELTSLTGGRGAFSMEMDHYEEVPGDVQKKIIEAYQATKKEAEN, encoded by the coding sequence ATGAGCGACAAAGTCAACCAAACCCGCACTATCGCCCTGGTGGGCCACGGCGGGGCCGGCAAAACCTCCCTGGCCGAGGCCATGTTGTTCAACGCCAAGGCCGTCGATCGTCTGGGCAAGGTCGATGAAGGCAACACCGTGCTCGATTTCGAACCCGAGGAAATCAAGCGCGGCGGTAGCGTTTCCGCTTCTTTTGGCCATTATTCCCACAAAAAGCACGACGTGCACCTGGTCGACTGCCCCGGTGACGACAACTTCCTCTTCGACGCGGCCTCGGCCCTGCGGGCGGTGGATGGGGCGATCATGGTCATCGACGCCATCGACGGCATCAAGGTCCAGGGCGAGAAGGTCTGGCAGTTCGTGCAGGCCGCCCAGACGCCGGCGTTGGTGGTGGTCAACAAGATGGACCGCGAGCGGGCCAACTTCGACGCGGCCGTCAACATGATCCCCGACATGCTGGGCGTCAAGGGCGTGCGCCTGCAACTGCCCATCGGCGCGGCCGACGGCTTCGGCGGCGTGGTCGATCTGCTCTCCAACAAGGCCTACACCTTCGCCAAGGACGGTTCGGGCAAGATGGAAATCGGCGAGATCCCCGCCGACATGGCCGACGAGGTGGAGGCCCTGCGCGAGTCGCTGATCGAAGACATCGCCGAGGCCGACGACAGCCTCATGGAGCGCTACCTTGAAGGCGAATCCGTCAGCGACGACGAGTTGGCCGCGGCCCTGAAAAAAGGCGTGATCGAGCGCCTGTTCGTGCCGGTGACCGCCTGCGCGGCCCTGCGCAACATCGGCGTGCAGAGCGTCATGGACCTGGTCAACCGCCTGCTGCCCTCGCCGGTGGAGGCCGGGGCGGTCAGCGGCGTCGATGTCAAGACCGGCGAGGAAATCCAGCGTCAACCCAGCGCCGACGAGCCCTTCTGCGGCCTGGTCTTCAAGACCGTGGCCGACCCCTTTGCCGGCCGGCTGTCGATGGTGCGCGTCTTCTCGGGCAAGCTGACCTCCGAGTTGCCCCTCCTGAACCCCAACAAGGACGCCAAGGAGCGCTTCGGCCAGCTTTACCTGCAAACCGGCAAGACCCAGAAGGCCATCGCCGAGGCCCTACCCGGCGACATCGTGGCCATTCCCAAGCTCAAGGAAACCGCCACCGGCGATACCCTCTGCGAGGACAAGAGCCCCATCAAGCTCCAGCCCGTGCCGCCCATGCCCGCGGTGATCAGCTACGCCATCGAGGCCAAGGAAAAGGGCGACGAGGAAAAGCTCTTCGCCGGCATCAACAAGCTGCTGGAGGAAGACCCCACCCTGCGCCTGGACCGCGATCCGGCCACCGGCGAGGCCCTGCTGGGCGGCATGGGCTCGGTGCACATCGAGACTACCCTGGAGCGCCTGCGCCGCAAGTTCAACGTCGAGGTCAACCTCAAGACGCCCAAGGTGCCCTACCGCGAGACCATCAAGGGTAAGACCAAGGTCCAGGGCCGCTACAAGAAACAAACCGGCGGCCGTGGCCAGTTCGGCGACACCTGGATCGAGATCGAGCCGGCCGGCGAGGGCGAGGGCTATGTCTTCGTCGACGCCATCGTGGGCGGCTCCATTCCCCGGCAATATATCCCCGCCGTGGAAAAAGGCATCGGCGAGGCCCTGTTGCAGGGCGTCTTGGCCGGCTATCCCATGGTCGACGTCAAAGTCACGCTTTACGACGGCTCGTTCCACCCGGTGGACAGCTCGGAAATGGCCTTCAAGGTGGCCGGCTCCATGGGCTTCAAAAAAGGCGCGCCCCAGTGCAAGCCCACCATGCTCGAGCCGATCATGAAGTTGACCGTCACCGTGCCCGACGACGCCATGGGCGACGTCATGGGCGACATCAGCTCGCGGCGCGGCCGAGTGCTGGGCATGGAGTCCAAGGGCTCGTTGCAGATCATCAGCGCCCTGGTGCCCATGGCCGAGGTGCTCGGCTACCAGCCCGAACTGACTTCGCTGACCGGCGGTCGCGGGGCCTTCTCCATGGAGATGGACCACTACGAGGAAGTGCCTGGCGACGTCCAGAAAAAGATCATCGAGGCCTATCAGGCCACCAAGAAGGAGGCCGAAAATTAA
- a CDS encoding MogA/MoaB family molybdenum cofactor biosynthesis protein: MNHKAAILTVSDGAAEGRREDVSGPRLVQMLEEAGVQVIETAVVPDEMDKISAQLRLYADYLKVSLVLTTGGTGLSRRDVTPEATRRVLERTVPGLAEAMRAEGLKITPHAVLSRGVCGIRGATLIINLPGGPNAAVEGLKIILPALPHGLNKLRGDTSDCAR; the protein is encoded by the coding sequence ATTAATCACAAGGCCGCGATTCTGACGGTGAGCGACGGGGCGGCCGAGGGCAGACGTGAAGACGTCTCGGGCCCTCGGCTGGTCCAGATGCTCGAAGAGGCCGGCGTGCAAGTCATCGAAACGGCGGTTGTGCCCGACGAGATGGACAAGATCTCGGCCCAGTTGCGCTTGTACGCCGATTACCTGAAGGTGAGCCTGGTGCTGACCACCGGCGGCACGGGCCTGAGCCGACGCGACGTAACGCCCGAGGCCACCCGCCGGGTGTTGGAGCGCACCGTGCCCGGCTTGGCCGAGGCCATGCGCGCCGAAGGCCTGAAGATCACGCCCCACGCCGTGCTTTCGCGGGGGGTCTGCGGCATTCGCGGGGCCACGTTGATCATCAACCTGCCCGGCGGCCCCAACGCCGCCGTCGAGGGTTTGAAAATCATTCTGCCGGCCCTGCCCCACGGACTGAACAAGCTGCGCGGAGACACTAGTGACTGCGCCCGCTAG
- a CDS encoding tyrosine-type recombinase/integrase: protein MDDPWQAFDRYLAEGAGVMPRTRQAYARDARQLAEFIAVKRGGKPWGQVDADDVRAWLAERLRTSARATVGRKLAAARAWFEFLRRAGLVESNPARLAQPPKLEKKLPARLSVDEAFHLVDGPNRPRPGRRDDAKATARRLRDAAVLELLYSSGLRVGELVALDRPDLRLDLGVARVRQGKGGKERVVPVGAKAAQALERYLAARPALLAGEAAALFLNNAGGRLSVRGVQKIVAANQDGLAIGRRIGPHALRHAMATHLLEGGADLRSVQEMLGHASLSTTQKYLHLTMDHLLKVYDQAHPRARSAQEEDDDAKR, encoded by the coding sequence ATGGACGATCCGTGGCAGGCCTTTGATCGATATCTCGCCGAAGGCGCGGGCGTCATGCCCCGCACCCGCCAGGCCTACGCCCGCGATGCCCGCCAATTGGCCGAGTTTATCGCCGTCAAGCGCGGCGGCAAACCCTGGGGCCAGGTCGACGCCGACGACGTGCGGGCCTGGCTGGCCGAGCGGCTGAGAACCAGCGCGCGCGCCACGGTGGGCCGCAAACTGGCCGCGGCCCGTGCCTGGTTCGAGTTTTTGCGGCGTGCGGGGCTGGTGGAATCCAACCCGGCCCGCCTGGCCCAGCCGCCCAAGCTGGAGAAAAAACTGCCAGCCCGGCTCAGCGTGGACGAGGCCTTTCACTTGGTGGACGGCCCCAATCGGCCTCGGCCCGGCCGCCGCGACGACGCCAAGGCCACGGCCCGGCGGCTGCGCGACGCAGCCGTTTTGGAGCTATTATATTCATCGGGCCTGCGGGTGGGCGAACTGGTGGCCCTGGATCGCCCCGACCTGCGCCTGGACCTGGGCGTGGCGCGCGTTCGCCAGGGCAAGGGCGGCAAAGAGCGCGTCGTGCCGGTGGGGGCCAAGGCGGCCCAGGCCCTGGAGCGCTATTTGGCCGCGCGGCCGGCGCTGTTGGCCGGCGAGGCGGCGGCTTTGTTTCTGAACAACGCCGGCGGCAGGCTCTCGGTCCGCGGCGTGCAAAAGATCGTGGCGGCCAACCAGGACGGCCTGGCCATCGGGCGCAGGATAGGTCCCCACGCCCTGCGCCACGCCATGGCCACCCATCTGCTGGAAGGCGGGGCCGATCTGCGTTCGGTGCAGGAAATGCTGGGCCACGCCAGCCTGTCGACCACGCAGAAGTATCTGCACCTGACCATGGACCATCTGCTGAAGGTCTATGATCAGGCACATCCCCGGGCCCGTAGCGCCCAGGAGGAAGACGATGACGCCAAGCGCTGA